In Edaphobacter paludis, a single window of DNA contains:
- a CDS encoding DUF5597 domain-containing protein: MTRLSRAVTLLVVLCGASLYSVADDIPRLEKKDGRFALIVEGKPFLMLGAQINNSSSWASELPKVWPALEDMHVNTVEAPVYWETMEPEPGKFDFANVDLLVNGAREHHLRLVLLWFGTWKNGQAHYVPEWVKSNPEKYPREISSYGKILDVLSPNSANNLEADKHAFSALMRHIKEIDSAQHTVIMIQVENESGSIGSVRDFSGAGQKDFNAPVPSSLVSALHLSAGPWSKAFGADADERFAAYSTAHYINEVAQAGKAEYPLPMYCNVWITYPVAALENRDRPVPGQEYPSGGPQQGNIAIWKAAAPSIDILAPDFYSDDVDLYHKVIAAYHRDDNALFIPETGRTANFGRYFFYALGHGAIGFSPFGVDYTGWWGAEQKVPEVLSENYELVGPMDRELAQLSFDGKLQTAVEQKGTPREVLHFGKVDAVVSFGFPQRDGVTPPGTSDEHGRAIVAQLGPLEFLVTGFDASVSFRLADAAEATSKKEQVEILHADEGQYVDGVWQTSRIWNGDQTDRGLNFRGVNKSVIRIRLHTLPLYDESAQRQ; encoded by the coding sequence TTGACTCGTCTCTCTCGCGCGGTAACCCTATTGGTCGTTTTGTGCGGCGCGTCTTTGTATTCGGTTGCCGACGATATACCTCGTCTGGAAAAAAAGGATGGGCGCTTCGCGCTTATCGTAGAGGGGAAGCCGTTTCTCATGCTCGGCGCTCAGATTAATAACTCCAGTTCGTGGGCGAGCGAACTGCCGAAGGTCTGGCCGGCTCTCGAAGATATGCACGTCAACACGGTTGAAGCGCCGGTCTATTGGGAGACGATGGAGCCGGAGCCGGGCAAGTTCGATTTTGCGAATGTCGATCTGCTGGTGAATGGGGCACGCGAACATCATCTGCGATTGGTACTTCTCTGGTTCGGCACATGGAAGAATGGCCAGGCGCATTATGTGCCGGAGTGGGTGAAGAGCAATCCCGAGAAGTATCCGCGAGAGATAAGTTCTTACGGAAAGATTCTCGACGTTTTGTCGCCGAACTCAGCCAACAATCTGGAAGCGGACAAGCATGCGTTCTCTGCGCTGATGCGCCATATCAAGGAAATAGACTCGGCCCAGCACACCGTAATCATGATCCAGGTGGAGAATGAGTCGGGATCGATCGGGTCGGTTCGCGATTTTTCCGGTGCGGGGCAAAAAGACTTTAATGCGCCGGTGCCATCGAGTCTCGTAAGTGCGCTTCATCTTTCTGCAGGGCCGTGGTCGAAGGCTTTCGGCGCGGATGCAGATGAGCGCTTCGCTGCGTACTCGACGGCGCACTACATCAATGAAGTCGCGCAGGCGGGCAAGGCGGAGTATCCGTTGCCCATGTACTGCAACGTGTGGATCACTTATCCGGTTGCGGCGCTCGAAAATCGCGATCGTCCAGTCCCGGGACAAGAGTATCCAAGCGGTGGTCCTCAACAGGGTAATATCGCGATCTGGAAGGCGGCTGCTCCGTCGATCGATATCCTCGCACCGGATTTTTATTCAGACGATGTCGATCTTTATCACAAGGTCATTGCTGCCTATCATCGCGATGACAACGCGCTGTTTATTCCGGAGACAGGGAGAACGGCGAACTTTGGCAGATATTTCTTTTATGCTCTCGGGCATGGTGCGATCGGCTTTTCTCCTTTCGGAGTGGACTATACCGGATGGTGGGGTGCCGAACAGAAGGTGCCTGAGGTGTTGTCCGAGAATTATGAGCTTGTAGGACCGATGGACCGGGAACTTGCGCAACTTAGCTTCGATGGGAAGCTGCAAACCGCCGTGGAACAAAAAGGAACGCCGCGCGAGGTGCTGCATTTTGGCAAGGTTGATGCTGTTGTTTCGTTTGGCTTTCCGCAACGCGACGGAGTGACGCCGCCGGGAACTTCCGACGAACATGGCCGGGCGATCGTAGCGCAGCTAGGGCCGCTTGAGTTTTTAGTAACGGGCTTCGATGCGAGCGTTAGCTTCAGACTCGCAGATGCAGCGGAAGCGACATCGAAGAAGGAACAAGTGGAGATTCTTCATGCCGATGAGGGACAGTATGTCGATGGAGTGTGGCAGACCTCCCGCATTTGGAATGGAGATCAGACTGATCGCGGACTGAATTTCAGAGGCGTAAACAAATCCGTCATTCGTATCCGGTTGCATACGCTTCCTCTCTATGACGAAAGCGCGCAAAGACAATAA
- a CDS encoding glycoside hydrolase family 2 TIM barrel-domain containing protein, producing MLRRDFIKTTGTLLAASTLPSATALASSDSREARSVLPINRNWRYHPAKVEGAQAPEFDDSAFERVVVPHTNVHLPWHNFDDKDYEFVSTYRRRFKYPADAKGKRVFVDFEGVMTASTVWINGVALGEYKGGFTPFSFELTPHLRTDADNVLVVQVDSTERADIPPFGYEIDYMTFGGIYREVSLRIVSPTYIDNIFAHPKDVLGNSPSLDVDCFLAGSQPEEGLALEVELRDGDRVVAKESRLVKQYVPTSDVASTLDPTASAPAYASVETTSDPALHTVSLSRLGKVQLWDLDKPHLYSVHVRLLRAGQVIDEDVRRIGFREAMFTDGGFSLNGKIVKLRGLDRHQTFPFVGQAMPGRVQRKDAEILRNGMHCNIVRTSHYPQSRHFLDRCDEIGLLVLEEIPGWQHIGPEPWKLISIDNVGRMIRRDWNHPSIILWGVRINESKDDHSFYTRTNALAHALDKTRQTGGIRYFQESEFLEDVFTMNDFGFPLKKPNHPKYLNTEFVGHTFPTKTTDDDERQREHTLRHARIHNQLASDPQYAGGIGWCAFDYNTHSNFGAGDRICYHGVADMFREPKPAAGFYKSQCDPAEEVVLEPAFHWAKSDESVGFSKAVVCSNCDHLKFYIRERSVESNPWKLAAELDPDKEEFGHLTYAPFVLELSKMDMKQFEFAWGDLRIDGYLKGKKVISKSLSGLGVDREFHLLPDDKSLAADGADTTRVVLRVTDEFGAVRTYADDPIVFSLEGPAELIGDNPFSLIGGTGAVWVRAKEQAGTVRLTAKHPRLGSKTVEFNLTAVPSELV from the coding sequence ATGTTGAGACGCGACTTCATCAAAACTACGGGAACTCTTCTTGCTGCATCGACCCTCCCCAGCGCGACCGCATTGGCCTCATCGGACAGTAGAGAGGCACGCTCTGTTCTTCCGATCAATCGCAACTGGCGCTATCATCCGGCGAAGGTAGAGGGAGCGCAGGCTCCAGAGTTTGATGACTCGGCATTCGAGCGGGTTGTGGTGCCGCACACGAATGTGCATCTTCCCTGGCACAACTTCGACGATAAGGATTATGAGTTTGTCTCCACTTACCGACGTCGTTTTAAATATCCTGCGGATGCAAAAGGGAAGCGCGTATTTGTAGATTTTGAAGGCGTGATGACCGCATCCACCGTCTGGATCAATGGCGTCGCGCTCGGCGAATACAAAGGCGGCTTTACTCCATTTTCATTCGAGCTGACTCCTCATCTTCGTACCGACGCCGACAATGTGCTGGTGGTTCAGGTGGATTCGACGGAGCGCGCGGATATCCCGCCCTTCGGCTATGAGATCGACTACATGACCTTCGGTGGAATCTATCGCGAGGTCTCGCTGCGGATTGTTTCGCCCACGTACATCGACAATATTTTTGCTCATCCCAAAGACGTTCTGGGCAATTCGCCATCACTTGATGTGGATTGTTTTCTCGCTGGTTCCCAGCCGGAGGAAGGGCTTGCTCTTGAAGTTGAGTTGCGCGACGGTGATCGGGTCGTTGCCAAGGAGAGCCGACTTGTAAAGCAATATGTGCCAACCTCAGATGTCGCTTCGACGCTTGATCCTACGGCCAGTGCGCCGGCGTATGCCAGCGTGGAGACCACTTCCGATCCAGCGCTGCATACCGTTTCGTTGAGCCGTCTGGGCAAGGTGCAGTTGTGGGATCTTGATAAGCCGCATCTTTATAGCGTTCACGTGCGCCTGCTGCGGGCAGGTCAAGTGATTGACGAAGATGTTCGACGTATCGGCTTTCGCGAGGCGATGTTCACAGACGGCGGGTTCTCTCTAAACGGAAAGATCGTCAAGCTGCGCGGCCTCGACCGGCACCAGACCTTTCCGTTTGTGGGACAGGCGATGCCTGGGCGGGTTCAGCGTAAGGACGCTGAGATTCTGCGTAATGGGATGCATTGCAATATTGTCCGCACCTCACACTATCCGCAGTCGCGGCATTTTCTGGATCGTTGTGACGAGATTGGGCTGCTTGTTCTCGAAGAGATTCCGGGGTGGCAGCACATTGGGCCGGAGCCATGGAAGCTGATCTCCATCGACAATGTTGGTAGGATGATTCGCCGGGATTGGAACCATCCTTCGATCATCTTATGGGGCGTTCGTATCAACGAATCGAAAGATGACCACAGCTTTTATACGAGGACGAATGCGCTGGCTCACGCCCTCGATAAGACTCGTCAGACGGGCGGAATCCGCTACTTCCAGGAGTCGGAGTTTCTCGAAGATGTCTTCACGATGAATGATTTCGGCTTTCCGCTCAAGAAGCCGAACCATCCTAAATATCTCAACACCGAGTTTGTGGGACACACGTTTCCTACGAAGACGACCGATGACGATGAGCGGCAGCGTGAGCACACTCTGCGGCATGCGCGCATTCACAATCAGCTTGCATCGGACCCGCAATATGCTGGGGGGATTGGATGGTGCGCCTTCGACTACAACACCCACTCCAATTTTGGGGCTGGCGATCGCATCTGCTATCACGGCGTTGCGGATATGTTCCGCGAACCAAAGCCCGCGGCGGGCTTTTATAAGTCTCAGTGCGACCCAGCCGAGGAAGTGGTGCTTGAGCCTGCGTTCCATTGGGCGAAGAGCGATGAGTCGGTTGGTTTTTCGAAGGCAGTTGTCTGCTCGAACTGCGATCATCTGAAGTTTTACATTCGTGAGCGCAGCGTTGAGAGCAATCCATGGAAGCTCGCGGCGGAACTCGATCCCGACAAGGAAGAATTCGGGCACCTCACCTATGCTCCGTTTGTTCTCGAACTTTCGAAGATGGACATGAAGCAGTTCGAATTCGCCTGGGGTGATCTGCGCATCGACGGTTATTTGAAAGGCAAGAAAGTGATCTCCAAGTCGCTGTCGGGCCTCGGCGTCGATCGTGAATTTCATCTGCTTCCGGATGACAAAAGTCTTGCCGCCGATGGCGCGGACACCACTCGAGTAGTGCTTCGGGTAACGGATGAGTTCGGCGCTGTGCGCACCTATGCTGATGATCCGATTGTGTTCTCGCTGGAAGGGCCGGCAGAGCTGATCGGAGATAATCCGTTTTCACTGATTGGTGGAACCGGAGCGGTATGGGTTCGTGCCAAGGAGCAAGCTGGAACAGTGCGATTGACGGCAAAGCATCCGAGGCTTGGATCGAAGACGGTCGAGTTCAACCTGACGGCAGTTCCTTCCGAGTTGGTCTAG
- a CDS encoding LacI family DNA-binding transcriptional regulator, protein MNIKAVARKAGVSTATVSRTINGSDKVTPKTAERVRRAVEALQFYPDTNARSLGSGRSSLYGLIISDITNPFFPELVKSFEDISVEHGQEVLVANTNYDPARMESCVTRMMQRKVDGVAIMTSEMEDRLIKVFSHRNIPLVFMDVGETGPGVSRIRVDHAAGVAMAMDHLVGLGHRKIAFISGPLDLFSARTRFQAFLQSLDRHGLQRDPALIQEANHRADGGYKAMQRILDSGAKPTAIVASNDLTAIGAMGAIHERRLRIPEDISIVGYDDIQLSAYTQPSLTTLRLPRIEIATAAFHALYNSLQSKTKKPQNGEDYDIQPTLILRQSTGPAPRTSD, encoded by the coding sequence ATGAACATCAAAGCTGTCGCCAGAAAAGCCGGAGTTTCGACCGCAACTGTTTCACGCACAATCAATGGCTCGGACAAAGTCACGCCCAAGACCGCGGAGCGAGTTCGTCGCGCTGTGGAAGCGCTGCAATTTTATCCCGACACAAACGCCCGTTCGCTCGGCTCTGGACGCAGCAGCCTTTACGGTCTGATCATCTCGGATATCACTAACCCCTTCTTTCCAGAGCTGGTGAAGTCCTTCGAGGATATCTCAGTCGAGCACGGGCAGGAAGTCCTCGTCGCCAATACGAACTACGATCCTGCGCGCATGGAGAGTTGTGTCACCCGCATGATGCAGCGCAAAGTGGATGGCGTCGCCATCATGACCTCAGAGATGGAAGACCGGCTCATCAAAGTCTTCAGTCACAGGAACATTCCTCTCGTCTTCATGGACGTAGGGGAAACTGGCCCCGGCGTAAGCCGAATCCGGGTGGACCATGCCGCCGGAGTAGCAATGGCGATGGACCACCTCGTCGGTCTCGGCCATCGGAAGATCGCATTCATCAGCGGCCCGCTCGATCTCTTTTCCGCCCGCACCCGCTTCCAGGCGTTTCTTCAGAGCCTCGATCGGCACGGTCTTCAACGCGACCCTGCTCTCATCCAGGAAGCGAACCACCGCGCCGATGGCGGTTACAAGGCAATGCAGCGAATCCTCGATTCCGGCGCAAAGCCCACTGCGATCGTCGCCTCCAACGATCTAACGGCAATCGGCGCCATGGGAGCAATTCACGAGCGCCGCCTCCGCATTCCTGAAGACATCTCGATCGTCGGTTATGACGACATTCAACTGAGCGCATACACGCAGCCATCACTCACCACCCTGCGCCTGCCCCGCATCGAAATTGCGACCGCTGCCTTTCACGCGCTCTACAACTCGCTCCAATCGAAGACGAAGAAACCGCAGAATGGCGAGGACTACGACATCCAACCCACACTGATCCTGCGGCAATCGACCGGTCCCGCACCTCGAACTTCCGACTAG